A stretch of the Alnus glutinosa chromosome 6, dhAlnGlut1.1, whole genome shotgun sequence genome encodes the following:
- the LOC133870999 gene encoding stemmadenine O-acetyltransferase-like — translation MEVEIISKEYIKPSSPTPPNLKTHKLSLLDQFTPTVYIPMILFYPMNQSTGLSVADIVSQRSQLLKQSLSETLTRFYPFAGKVKDTLSIDCNDEGVYYVEARVNCHLLECLNQPNTASFYQFLRGEALRKELTAGDHVAMIQASTFACGGIAIGVLVSHMIADGTSMSIFLKGWATTAHKAREAVLCPNFDAPSVCIQNDAHSREESYTLAALFNPFVKSGRFISRRVVFDASAIASLKAKATSPSVQNPTRVEVVSALLWKCMMAAFKATSGIQMPTFIIHPVNFRRRAIPPFAESSMGNLVWPALASCTVEEIKLPDTVCKLREAITKIDGDFVKSLQGDGGLAKHCELVKEMVGACASAASSSGMNFIAFTSWCNFGLYDIDFGWGKPIWVSSVGSSGNSEEVLANLVQLVDTRSGDGIEAWVLLDKEDMIVLGQDKELLAFASMDPSPIN, via the coding sequence ATGGAGGTGGAAATTATTTCCAAAGAATACATCAAACCCTCTTCTCCAACGCCCCCTAACCTGAAAACCCACAAGCTCTCCTTATTGGACCAGTTCACTCCTACTGTCTATATTCCCATGATCCTCTTCTATCCCATGAATCAAAGCACGGGCCTTTCTGTTGCTGATATCGTCTCTCAAAGATCACAACTGTTAAAGCAATCCCTATCAGAAACCTTAACTCGCTTTTACCCATTTGCTGGAAAAGTCAAAGACACCCTGTCCATCGATTGTAATGACGAGGGGGTTTACTATGTAGAGGCCCGGGTAAACTGTCATCTTCTTGAATGCCTCAACCAACCCAACACTGCTTCATTCTACCAATTTCTTCGCGGAGAGGCCCTTAGGAAAGAGCTAACCGCGGGAGATCATGTTGCTATGATACAAGCGAGCACCTTTGCATGCGGCGGTATTGCCATTGGTGTCCTTGTTTCCCACATGATCGCTGATGGAACTAGCATGAGTATCTTTCTCAAAGGTTGGGCTACCACGGCTCACAAGGCCCGTGAAGCTGTATTGTGTCCTAATTTTGACGCCCCATCGGTTTGCATTCAAAACGATGCGCACTCTAGAGAAGAGTCTTACACTCTCGCCGCTTTGTTCAATCCCTTCGTCAAATCAGGCAGGTTCATTTCAAGGAGAGTTGTGTTTGATGCCTCGGCCATTGCATCACTCAAGGCCAAAGCAACAAGCCCAAGCGTACAAAACCCAACAAGAGTTGAGGTTGTCTCGGCCCTGCTTTGGAAATGCATGATGGCTGCTTTCAAGGCCACTTCTGGTATCCAGATGCCAACTTTTATCATCCATCCAGTGAACTTCCGTCGAAGAGCAATTCCACCATTCGCAGAATCTTCCATGGGAAATTTAGTTTGGCCAGCACTCGCATCGTGCACGGTCGAGGAGATAAAGTTGCCGGACACGGTTTGTAAGCTGAGAGAAGCAATAACAAAAATTGATGGTGATTTTGTCAAAAGCCTACAAGGTGATGGGGGGCTTGCCAAGCACTGTGAGCTTGTGAAGGAAATGGTTGGGGCATGCGCAAGTGCGGCAAGTTCTAGTGGAATGAATTTCATTGCGTTTACTAGTTGGTGTAACTTTGGTCTCTATGACATTGATTTTGGGTGGGGAAAGCCGATATGGGTAAGTTCGGTTGGTTCGAGCGGCAATTCGGAGGAGGTGCTCGCAAATCTGGTTCAGCTAGTGGATACAAGATCCGGTGATGGAATAGAAGCGTGGGTGTTGTTAGATAAAGAAGATATGATTGTATTAGGACAAGACAAAGAACTCCTTGCTTTCGCTTCCATGGATCCTAGTCCCATAAACTAG